TTTGCCTATGAGTATTTATATTATTTTGATAGCGAAGCGGTTTTTCAAGCAGCCCTCATAGGGACAACGGACGACGATGATTTAGTTCAAATGTGCTCCATAGAGATTTTAGGAAATTTGGCTAAAGTAGAAAGTCTCCCGTATTTAAAGAAGGCGTTGGGCGATAACAACCCTGATGTACGTTGCTTTGCTGCTGAATCAATCGGTTTTATAGGAACTGACGAAGCGAAGATAATGCTGGAAAAACAGTTACATAAAGAAACGGACTCTTTTGCAAAAGTAGGAATATACTCAGCCTTGCATTTTCTGGGTGATGAAGCAATGCTTTCCAATATTATTGCCCTACTAGATGATAGCTACCATTTGACGATAATAAGGAGCCTGAGAGTGCTAGAAGACTGTATCAATCAAGCTAATAAAGAAATGATAAAATCTAGTACCAAGAACCTTTTAGAGCGGGATATTCCAATATCAGTGAAAGAAGCAGCAGAAATTGTTTTGGAGAAACTTAAAAGAGAGTAAATTTTATGCCAAGTTTAATCATAATTCAAAAAGGAGTTTATACAAATGACATACGAAGAATTCACAGAATTAGCTCAAAGCTTTTTAAAGAAAGATGAGGATGGCCAACCGTTAACGCACGGTGAGAAATTAATCGTCGCGCAATATATTTATGAAGATTACGTGCCGATGGATGGTTTTCTATTAACGTACTTTAATGTTAATGCAGAAATGTTGGAACTTTTAATAGAGGCATATACGAAATTGGACGATAAAGCCAATCTAGAGCTAGTACAAGCATTTGCTACATGGACTAAAAAAATTAATCGTTTAGATGATTATTCTGCGGTTATTTCTAAGTTAAGTGATGAAGACTGGGAGTTTTTAGATAATATTTCAGATAACTATCCGTTAGGTGAAGAAGAGTCTTATTCCAACATTTTACTTGAAGAATAAAATGCCAAAAGAGATCGAATCTCGTCTTCTTTCTTTACCTATTATCAGAACATGTCAATTTTGTGCATTGTTATGTTCCACTGGAAAAATAAGGTGATTTTTATAGCAAAACTAGTAAAAGATAAAATTTTTATTCGTGGTATAAAGATTAAACTCGAAGAAATCAATTCTCAGTTCAGAAACAAAAAGAACTATCAACCAGCAACGCATACAAAGTAAAAAGATAACACAATCACACCGTGTTATCTTTTTTTGTATACATTTCACCAAAAATCTCGACATCCTTATGTGTTGTTTTGAACATAAAGGGTAGAGGATAACATAAGTTAATTCTTTTTTGGGGAAAAATAGCTATTATTATTTAATGGGCTTTGAAAGGGGTGATTATATAGAAGAAGTGAAAAAAAGAGAGTTTTGGCGGGAAGAGTGCGGGGCTTGAGTTCGTCAATAATAGACCATTTTAAAAGGTGGAATGACACGTGTGGTATCAACATAACATGATTTGCATGGTTGAATTCCTATTAAGCTTCGATAGTGAAATACATAAAAATATTATATATAGGGAAAATGTGCTGGAACGAACGAGATGAAAGATATCACTAAGCGGCTCCGTAGATAGATTAGCTACTGAATACCATAGGAACAATTCATGGGGCGCATAGTTTAATAAAGTAAGCAGACATGATTTTTCGGATGCAGGAGAAAATCCTATACAACGAAACCTGATATTGTTTCTAACTATTGAAAAAGGAGTGTATATAGTGAGAAGAAAACGATATGTATGGTTGAAAAGTATACTAGTAGCAATATTAGTACTTGGCAGTGGAGTATGGATTAACACGAGTAACGGGACAA
The sequence above is drawn from the Listeria monocytogenes genome and encodes:
- a CDS encoding HEAT repeat domain-containing protein; this translates as MKKILNEIKTIIQQKPFDYEKAEDLISELNLEEAPLELENILLASINNSDENARIFAYEYLYYFDSEAVFQAALIGTTDDDDLVQMCSIEILGNLAKVESLPYLKKALGDNNPDVRCFAAESIGFIGTDEAKIMLEKQLHKETDSFAKVGIYSALHFLGDEAMLSNIIALLDDSYHLTIIRSLRVLEDCINQANKEMIKSSTKNLLERDIPISVKEAAEIVLEKLKRE